The following are encoded together in the Pseudoalteromonas piscicida genome:
- the ruvA gene encoding Holliday junction branch migration protein RuvA, with the protein MIGKLSGTLLEKQPPEILIDVAGVGYEVQMPMTCFYELPSVGEPVSVFTHFVVREDAQLLFGFNTKIARALFRTLIKANGVGPKLGLAILSGMSAEQFVSCVNHGDATTLVKIPGVGKKTAERLVLEMKDKLKDFGNDLLTPFSDAAVLAPQEHPTVSDTPADEAIAALMALGYKQVQAQKAVKAVNREGMTTESIIKDALKSMM; encoded by the coding sequence ATGATAGGAAAATTAAGCGGAACACTGTTAGAAAAGCAGCCACCAGAGATATTAATTGATGTTGCAGGTGTAGGCTACGAAGTACAAATGCCAATGACCTGTTTTTATGAATTACCGAGCGTAGGTGAGCCGGTTTCAGTATTTACTCACTTTGTGGTGCGTGAAGATGCGCAGTTACTGTTCGGTTTTAATACCAAGATCGCACGTGCATTGTTTCGAACGTTAATTAAAGCGAACGGAGTCGGTCCAAAGCTCGGACTTGCAATTTTGTCGGGCATGTCAGCGGAGCAATTTGTTAGCTGCGTGAATCATGGTGATGCGACTACTTTGGTTAAGATCCCGGGAGTTGGTAAGAAGACTGCTGAACGCCTAGTGCTTGAAATGAAAGATAAGCTAAAAGACTTTGGCAATGACTTACTCACACCGTTTAGCGATGCTGCTGTACTTGCGCCGCAAGAGCATCCGACAGTAAGTGATACCCCCGCAGATGAAGCAATTGCAGCCTTAATGGCATTAGGGTATAAACAAGTTCAAGCACAAAAAGCGGTAAAAGCCGTTAACAGAGAAGGCATGACGACCGAGAGTATCATTAAAGATGCTCTTAAATCGATGATGTAA
- the tolQ gene encoding protein TolQ — translation MESGLNFVDLILKASFLVQLVMLTLVGLSIASWAIIFQRKTVISQAQNQSKNFEQKFWSGMDLSKLYNEIAARTGSATGLEALFVSGFKEFAKHKKGNIQSPSIVVEGTHRSMRVALSREIEKLESSLSFLATVGSISPYIGLFGTVWGIMNAFIALGEVKQATLQMVAPGIAEALIATAMGLFAAIPAVMAYNRFAKNVEKLETQYINFMEEFANILYRQAATQVEAKQNVSA, via the coding sequence GTGGAATCGGGACTAAATTTTGTCGATCTAATTTTAAAAGCCAGCTTTTTGGTACAACTTGTTATGTTGACCCTGGTGGGATTATCTATTGCTTCTTGGGCAATTATTTTTCAACGTAAAACTGTCATTTCTCAAGCCCAAAACCAATCAAAGAATTTCGAGCAAAAATTTTGGTCCGGTATGGATCTTAGCAAACTGTATAATGAAATAGCCGCAAGAACGGGTAGTGCAACAGGATTAGAAGCGTTATTTGTATCCGGCTTTAAAGAATTTGCAAAGCATAAAAAAGGCAATATCCAATCTCCTTCGATTGTTGTTGAAGGTACTCACCGTTCAATGCGTGTCGCGCTTTCTCGTGAAATTGAAAAGTTAGAATCAAGCCTCTCTTTTTTAGCGACAGTTGGCTCTATCAGTCCTTATATCGGTCTATTTGGTACTGTTTGGGGGATCATGAATGCCTTCATCGCGCTCGGCGAAGTGAAACAAGCGACACTGCAAATGGTTGCGCCAGGTATTGCCGAAGCTTTGATTGCGACAGCCATGGGTCTGTTTGCGGCAATTCCAGCGGTAATGGCGTATAACCGATTTGCCAAAAATGTAGAAAAGCTAGAAACTCAGTACATAAACTTTATGGAAGAGTTCGCTAATATCCTTTATCGTCAGGCTGCAACACAAGTAGAGGCAAAACAAAATGTATCAGCGTAA
- the aspS gene encoding aspartate--tRNA ligase, which yields MRSIYCGKLNKSHVDQEVELCGWINKRRDLGGLIFVDLRDREGLVQVVFDPEVEGLMDKANTLRQEFCVQIKGVVRARPESQVNKDMATGEVEILGTGLTIINRSEPLPLDFNQQNSEERRLKYRYLDLRRLEMSDRIKMRAKASSFVRRFLDENAFLDIETPVLTKATPEGARDYLVPSRVHKGSFYALPQSPQLFKQLLMMSGFDRYYQIVKCFRDEDLRADRQPEFTQIDIETSFMNSDQVRGVTEKMIREMWQSFLDVDLGEFPVMPYSEAMSKYGSDKPDLRNPLELIDVADIVKDVEFKVLSGPANDEKGRVAVLAVPGGAQLSRKQIDEYTKFVGIYGAKGLAWMKVNDRDAGIDGVQSPIAKFLNEEVINALLERTGANTGDIILFGADKRNTVNEAMGALRLKIGLDLEITDLTKWAPLWVVDFPMFEEDDEGNLHAVHHPFTAPKGVSAAELEANPAGTLSDAYDMVLNGYEVGGGSVRIHNNEMQQAAFRILGIEESEQQEKFGFLLDALKYGTPPHAGLAFGLDRLVMLLCGTDNIRDVIAFPKTTQASCLMTDAPSPANPDALKELAISIEKQLAEQGEGE from the coding sequence ATGCGCTCTATATATTGCGGAAAACTAAATAAGAGCCATGTAGATCAGGAAGTTGAACTATGTGGTTGGATCAATAAACGTCGTGACCTTGGCGGCCTAATCTTTGTCGATTTAAGAGATAGAGAAGGGCTTGTGCAAGTGGTATTCGATCCAGAAGTGGAAGGCTTAATGGATAAAGCGAATACGTTGCGCCAAGAGTTCTGTGTTCAGATCAAAGGTGTTGTCCGTGCGCGTCCTGAAAGCCAAGTAAACAAAGACATGGCAACCGGTGAAGTTGAGATCTTAGGTACTGGCTTAACCATTATCAATCGTTCAGAACCATTGCCGCTTGATTTCAATCAGCAAAACTCTGAAGAGCGTCGTCTTAAATACCGTTATTTAGACCTACGTCGTCTAGAAATGAGCGATCGTATTAAGATGCGTGCTAAAGCGAGTAGCTTCGTGCGTCGTTTCTTGGATGAAAATGCATTCTTAGACATTGAAACGCCAGTACTAACGAAAGCGACACCTGAAGGGGCACGCGACTATCTAGTACCAAGTCGTGTTCACAAAGGCAGCTTCTATGCGCTACCGCAGTCGCCGCAGCTATTTAAGCAGCTGCTAATGATGTCTGGTTTTGACCGCTACTATCAAATCGTAAAATGTTTCCGTGATGAAGACTTACGTGCCGATCGCCAGCCTGAGTTCACTCAGATAGATATCGAAACGTCATTTATGAACTCAGATCAAGTTCGTGGCGTGACAGAAAAAATGATCCGCGAAATGTGGCAGTCTTTCCTAGATGTTGATTTGGGTGAATTCCCTGTGATGCCATACAGCGAAGCGATGAGCAAATATGGTTCGGATAAACCAGACCTACGTAACCCGCTTGAGCTTATCGACGTTGCAGACATCGTAAAAGACGTTGAATTTAAAGTACTAAGCGGCCCTGCTAACGACGAAAAAGGTCGCGTTGCAGTATTGGCAGTACCTGGTGGCGCACAACTTTCACGTAAGCAAATCGATGAATACACTAAATTTGTAGGTATTTACGGTGCGAAAGGCCTTGCATGGATGAAAGTGAACGACCGTGATGCTGGCATCGACGGCGTACAGTCACCAATCGCTAAGTTTTTGAACGAAGAAGTGATCAATGCACTGCTTGAGCGCACAGGCGCAAACACAGGCGACATTATTCTATTCGGCGCAGACAAGCGTAATACCGTAAACGAAGCGATGGGCGCGCTACGTCTGAAGATTGGTCTTGATTTAGAAATCACTGACCTTACTAAGTGGGCACCACTTTGGGTTGTTGACTTCCCGATGTTTGAAGAAGACGACGAAGGTAACCTACACGCGGTACACCACCCGTTTACTGCACCTAAGGGCGTAAGTGCTGCGGAACTTGAAGCAAACCCGGCTGGGACACTTTCTGACGCATACGATATGGTACTTAACGGCTACGAAGTCGGTGGTGGTTCGGTTCGTATTCACAACAACGAAATGCAACAGGCGGCGTTTAGAATTCTGGGTATTGAAGAATCTGAGCAGCAAGAGAAGTTTGGTTTCTTACTCGACGCACTGAAATATGGCACGCCTCCACATGCAGGTTTGGCATTTGGTCTTGACCGTTTGGTGATGCTATTGTGCGGCACTGACAATATCCGTGACGTTATTGCTTTCCCGAAAACAACGCAAGCGTCGTGCTTGATGACTGATGCGCCAAGCCCTGCAAACCCAGATGCGCTAAAAGAGCTTGCTATCTCAATAGAAAAGCAGTTAGCAGAGCAAGGTGAAGGCGAGTAA
- the ruvC gene encoding crossover junction endodeoxyribonuclease RuvC codes for MAVILGIDPGSRFTGYGVIAHQGAKFQYLGSGCIKVGEHDFPTRLKMIYQGITQLIEQFSPSDFAIEQVFVAHNPSSALKLGQARGAAIVAATMQSVVVSEYSARQVKQAVAGTGGADKAQVQEMVKRILKLPGTPQADAADALAVAICHAHSRQNLIKMAGAARKTVRGRLR; via the coding sequence TTGGCTGTCATTTTAGGAATTGATCCGGGGTCAAGATTTACAGGCTATGGCGTGATCGCTCACCAAGGTGCAAAGTTCCAATATTTGGGGAGCGGTTGCATCAAAGTTGGTGAACACGACTTTCCCACTCGATTAAAAATGATCTATCAAGGGATCACACAGCTCATAGAGCAGTTTTCGCCGAGCGACTTTGCGATTGAGCAAGTGTTCGTTGCGCACAATCCAAGTTCGGCCTTAAAACTTGGTCAAGCGCGAGGTGCGGCCATTGTTGCAGCGACCATGCAGTCAGTGGTTGTGAGTGAATATTCGGCAAGGCAAGTTAAACAAGCCGTTGCGGGTACCGGTGGTGCAGACAAGGCCCAAGTACAGGAAATGGTAAAGCGCATATTAAAGCTGCCTGGCACACCCCAAGCTGATGCTGCAGATGCGTTGGCGGTAGCGATTTGTCACGCGCACTCAAGGCAAAACTTAATAAAAATGGCAGGCGCAGCGCGTAAAACCGTAAGAGGAAGGTTGAGATAA
- the tolA gene encoding cell envelope integrity protein TolA, translating into MSSLSSSVVKSVLLHGAIGGLLFATANFQVETPTVMEVTLNPQQKDQKPERAVSAVSVDQQAVEKKIADLKKREEEKQAAEDRRIRDLERRAQQARKDREAEARRIKKLEQERQAKLEETRQAEAQAKRAREIEKKQREQADKARAEKAAAEEAAKKAAAQRQAEEDRLRKAEEARKRREAEEKRKAEEAERQRQKALEEQMLRDQLAKEQAARARIRQQQVLSEVDKFKALIMQRIQANLLIDETMKGKQCRVNIRLAFNGLVTHVESLGGDKLVCEAAIRAVKMADTLPVSKDKDVFEQLKNINLTIKPNF; encoded by the coding sequence ATGAGTTCATTATCTAGCAGCGTAGTTAAGTCAGTATTGCTTCATGGCGCGATTGGCGGTCTGCTATTTGCTACGGCAAATTTTCAAGTTGAAACACCTACTGTGATGGAAGTCACCTTAAATCCACAGCAAAAAGATCAAAAGCCTGAAAGAGCGGTTTCTGCTGTGTCGGTTGATCAGCAAGCGGTTGAGAAAAAGATTGCTGATTTAAAAAAGCGTGAAGAAGAAAAGCAAGCTGCTGAAGATCGCCGTATTCGAGATCTTGAACGGCGTGCGCAGCAAGCCAGAAAAGACCGGGAAGCCGAAGCGCGCCGCATTAAAAAACTGGAGCAAGAGCGTCAAGCGAAGTTGGAAGAGACTCGCCAAGCTGAGGCGCAAGCCAAACGCGCTCGCGAAATAGAGAAAAAGCAACGTGAGCAGGCTGATAAAGCGAGAGCCGAAAAAGCCGCTGCAGAAGAAGCTGCTAAAAAAGCTGCAGCCCAGCGCCAAGCTGAGGAAGATCGTTTAAGAAAGGCTGAAGAGGCGAGGAAACGTCGCGAAGCCGAGGAAAAACGAAAAGCGGAAGAAGCGGAGCGTCAACGTCAAAAGGCACTTGAGGAACAAATGCTGCGTGACCAGCTTGCGAAAGAGCAGGCAGCAAGAGCTAGGATCCGTCAACAGCAAGTATTAAGCGAAGTAGATAAGTTTAAAGCACTTATTATGCAACGCATTCAAGCAAACTTACTTATAGATGAAACAATGAAAGGTAAACAATGCCGAGTAAACATTCGTTTAGCCTTCAACGGTCTCGTGACACATGTTGAGTCATTGGGTGGCGACAAGCTAGTGTGTGAAGCTGCTATCCGTGCTGTGAAAATGGCAGATACTTTACCTGTTTCTAAAGATAAAGACGTGTTTGAGCAGCTTAAGAATATCAATTTAACAATTAAACCAAATTTTTAA
- the tolR gene encoding protein TolR, translating to MYQRKRRRPVAEINVVPYIDVMLVLLIIFMATAPLIQHGVKVDLPQMEESELVETKDSPPIIATIDAEGRYFVTVGTDPEAPMDAVEVAAVIKLKLEQNPDTPVMIKGSGRVSYQEVLYLMDFLKKAGVPSVGLMTKSFEDE from the coding sequence ATGTATCAGCGTAAGAGACGCCGTCCCGTCGCGGAGATCAACGTCGTTCCTTATATTGATGTTATGTTGGTGCTGTTAATCATCTTTATGGCAACGGCTCCACTTATCCAACACGGCGTAAAAGTAGACTTACCTCAGATGGAAGAGTCTGAATTGGTTGAAACCAAAGACTCGCCACCGATTATCGCCACCATTGATGCTGAAGGTCGCTATTTTGTGACTGTTGGTACCGATCCTGAAGCACCGATGGATGCCGTAGAAGTAGCTGCGGTGATTAAACTTAAGTTAGAACAAAATCCAGATACTCCTGTAATGATTAAAGGTTCAGGCAGAGTGTCGTATCAAGAAGTCCTTTATTTAATGGATTTCTTGAAAAAAGCGGGTGTTCCTTCTGTTGGCCTAATGACTAAATCATTTGAGGATGAGTAA
- a CDS encoding DUF72 domain-containing protein, with protein sequence MLKEYGQIFNSVEGNTTFYADPNPQTVLKWLEQVPDDFRFTFKIPRRFSHEMALSHCQDELLAWCKNMAPLFPKLGVLMLQLPAQFAPEHINKMRQFLSWLPKALKVGVEVRHWDFFRKGDAERRYNQYLIENDYNRIVMDTRALFSEPACTPAIVDAQQKKPRLPVHAIATGDSPILRFVGCSQLESNRDFYQPWLTKLNQWLSEGKSPYVFFHTADNFDAPFLARQFIADLEIHHQVSHPFPAEKEAKQEALF encoded by the coding sequence ATGCTCAAAGAGTATGGCCAAATTTTCAATAGCGTTGAAGGCAATACGACTTTTTATGCCGATCCAAATCCGCAGACCGTATTAAAATGGTTAGAACAAGTGCCCGATGACTTTCGCTTTACGTTTAAAATTCCTAGGCGTTTTAGTCATGAAATGGCGCTTAGCCACTGCCAAGATGAATTACTGGCTTGGTGTAAAAACATGGCACCGCTGTTTCCTAAATTAGGCGTATTAATGCTGCAATTACCTGCGCAGTTTGCGCCTGAACATATAAATAAAATGCGACAATTCTTATCTTGGTTGCCAAAAGCGCTAAAGGTTGGTGTTGAAGTACGGCATTGGGACTTTTTTCGCAAAGGCGATGCTGAGCGCAGATACAACCAATATTTAATCGAAAATGACTACAACCGCATCGTGATGGATACTCGCGCACTCTTTAGCGAGCCTGCCTGTACCCCTGCGATAGTAGATGCACAGCAAAAAAAGCCGCGATTACCAGTGCATGCTATTGCCACAGGGGACAGCCCTATTCTGCGCTTTGTTGGTTGCTCTCAGCTTGAATCTAACAGAGACTTTTATCAGCCTTGGTTAACAAAACTCAATCAGTGGCTTAGCGAAGGTAAATCACCTTATGTGTTTTTCCACACTGCAGACAATTTTGATGCACCATTTTTAGCAAGACAATTTATCGCTGATTTAGAGATACATCATCAAGTAAGCCATCCATTCCCCGCTGAAAAAGAAGCAAAGCAAGAGGCGCTGTTTTAA
- a CDS encoding M48 family metallopeptidase — protein MKKLVLAIAVAATLAGCKTSPTGRTQLALYSEQQMDQMGVASFEQMKQEQKVDTDAKTNRYVKCIANALIAQLPANYANQQWEVVVFEDDSANAFALPGGKIGVHTGILKVAENQDQLAAVMGHEVGHVIAEHANERVSQNSVLQFGLQAGAAVLEMNNIEYRNAIMQGLGLGAQYGVALPFSRSHESEADVIGLDLMAKAGFNPEGSVALWQNMAKTSEQRPPEFMSTHPAPENRIKQLQANMTTAQATASKARAAGFAPSCKR, from the coding sequence ATGAAAAAACTGGTTCTCGCGATAGCTGTGGCGGCAACGCTTGCTGGTTGTAAAACATCGCCTACCGGACGCACTCAGTTAGCACTCTATTCAGAGCAGCAAATGGACCAAATGGGTGTTGCGAGCTTTGAACAAATGAAGCAAGAGCAAAAAGTCGATACTGATGCTAAAACCAATCGCTACGTTAAGTGTATTGCAAATGCCTTAATAGCACAACTTCCTGCAAACTACGCAAACCAGCAATGGGAAGTTGTGGTATTTGAAGATGACTCTGCCAATGCATTTGCGCTACCCGGCGGTAAAATTGGGGTTCATACGGGGATCCTCAAAGTTGCAGAAAACCAAGATCAACTTGCGGCGGTGATGGGCCATGAAGTAGGGCACGTTATTGCTGAACACGCCAATGAGCGTGTGTCGCAAAATAGTGTGTTGCAGTTTGGCCTGCAAGCCGGTGCGGCGGTGCTTGAAATGAATAATATCGAATATCGCAATGCCATTATGCAGGGATTAGGTCTCGGCGCGCAGTACGGTGTCGCGCTGCCATTTAGTCGTTCTCATGAAAGCGAAGCGGATGTTATTGGCTTGGATCTAATGGCTAAGGCAGGCTTTAATCCAGAAGGCTCGGTTGCACTTTGGCAAAATATGGCAAAAACGAGCGAACAGCGTCCACCAGAATTTATGTCGACGCACCCCGCACCTGAAAATCGAATTAAGCAATTACAGGCTAACATGACAACCGCCCAAGCAACTGCGAGCAAAGCGCGTGCGGCTGGTTTTGCGCCAAGCTGTAAACGCTAG
- a CDS encoding M48 family metallopeptidase has product MSHPYFLNYSEQVQTQVTQLIESKRLSDFFKSRYPEPHQIKSDKLLYEYVEGLRQQYLKNTPRVSQAKFEKRNNMVLNALGTHTFKTTRHGQKQKTSHQIHIAAQLKHAPEAVLRALVVHELAHFKEKDHNKAFYKLCQHMEPHYHQLELELRLFMLMCETEGNTNYT; this is encoded by the coding sequence ATGTCCCATCCCTACTTTTTAAACTACTCCGAACAAGTCCAAACTCAAGTCACTCAATTAATAGAGAGTAAGCGACTCAGTGACTTTTTCAAAAGTCGCTATCCTGAGCCGCATCAAATAAAAAGCGACAAGCTACTCTACGAATATGTGGAAGGATTGAGGCAACAGTATTTAAAAAATACCCCACGGGTATCACAAGCTAAGTTTGAGAAGCGCAATAATATGGTATTAAATGCGTTAGGAACGCATACGTTTAAGACCACACGACACGGGCAAAAACAAAAGACCTCACACCAAATACACATAGCTGCACAGTTAAAACACGCTCCCGAGGCGGTGCTACGCGCATTGGTTGTGCACGAGTTAGCGCACTTTAAAGAGAAAGACCATAACAAGGCATTTTACAAGCTTTGTCAGCATATGGAGCCTCACTATCATCAACTGGAGCTAGAGTTACGGCTATTCATGCTGATGTGTGAGACTGAAGGCAACACCAATTACACTTAA
- the ruvB gene encoding Holliday junction branch migration DNA helicase RuvB has protein sequence MIEADRLIEPEIQGNEDLVDRAIRPKLLNDYTGQPHVKKQMEIFIAAARSRQEALDHLLIFGPPGLGKTTLANIVANELEVNIKTTSGPVLEKAGDLAALLTNLEEGDVLFIDEIHRLSPQVEEILYPAMEDYQLDIMIGEGPAARSIKLDLPPFTLVGATTRAGSLTSPLRDRFGIVQRLEFYSVADLSSIVTRSAYHLNLEISESGATEVARRARGTPRIANRLLRRVRDFAEVKGDGSITEEIAHLALDMVDVDKCGFDYMDRKYLLAIIEKFTGGPVGLDNLAAAIGEEKETIEDVIEPFLIQQGFIQRTPRGRIVSDKAYMHFELNKPE, from the coding sequence ATGATTGAAGCAGATAGATTAATTGAACCCGAGATCCAAGGTAATGAAGATTTAGTTGATAGGGCAATTAGACCTAAATTACTAAATGATTATACTGGTCAGCCGCATGTTAAAAAGCAAATGGAAATTTTTATAGCGGCAGCGCGTTCAAGACAGGAAGCCTTAGATCACTTACTGATATTTGGTCCGCCGGGTTTAGGTAAAACCACGCTTGCAAATATTGTTGCAAACGAGCTCGAGGTTAATATTAAAACGACCTCGGGGCCTGTACTTGAAAAAGCAGGAGATTTAGCCGCATTGCTCACTAACCTTGAAGAAGGGGATGTGTTATTTATTGATGAAATCCATCGTTTAAGTCCTCAGGTGGAAGAAATTCTCTATCCCGCTATGGAAGACTACCAATTGGACATCATGATTGGTGAAGGTCCAGCAGCACGCTCGATTAAACTGGATTTACCACCTTTTACTTTAGTTGGTGCAACGACACGTGCCGGCTCGTTAACCTCACCATTGAGAGACCGCTTTGGTATTGTGCAGCGCTTGGAGTTTTACTCGGTTGCGGATTTGTCTTCGATAGTGACTCGCTCAGCGTATCATTTAAATCTAGAGATCAGCGAGTCGGGCGCAACTGAAGTGGCGCGTCGAGCGCGCGGTACGCCACGAATAGCAAACCGTTTACTACGCAGGGTAAGAGACTTTGCTGAAGTGAAGGGGGATGGCTCTATCACTGAAGAGATTGCACATCTAGCGTTGGATATGGTCGATGTTGATAAATGTGGCTTCGATTATATGGACCGCAAATATCTGCTGGCAATCATAGAAAAGTTTACCGGTGGCCCAGTTGGTCTAGATAACCTTGCTGCGGCAATCGGAGAAGAAAAAGAAACCATCGAAGATGTGATAGAACCATTTTTGATCCAACAAGGCTTTATTCAACGCACGCCAAGGGGACGTATTGTCTCTGACAAAGCCTACATGCATTTTGAGCTAAACAAGCCTGAATAA
- a CDS encoding Bcr/CflA family multidrug efflux MFS transporter — protein sequence MKSSTLPAILLPLLASIVAITPLAIDLYLPAMLAIADSLNSPLEQVQVSLSSYLAGYAVGMMVFGPLADRFSRQTLAIWGLVGFTASSIGLALTNDIDMFCFLRVVQAFCGAAATVVVPGVIRYHYKEHTAKGMSYVSMIMMIAPLIAPSLGALILLYFDWHAIFWFLAVYAVLVIIALQFFCIAIPTKADVPLSLSFFLKNYRIVLTQKKARYDILSSMLASFAFFCFLTSVSFIYLEYYAVSEQLFGVLFAMNVIALMLGNFANTRLVPRLGSRKMLNIGLTIGVVCSTLLVILSSQSVSVWILASAIAPLMMSLGIIASNADALILLSFEHQTGTATAVIGTLRFGSGALVGPLLALAVPESPMPFSSFMFAAIVLTIVCQLLNRRFEKSLITTEIKE from the coding sequence ATGAAGTCATCAACACTCCCAGCAATACTCTTGCCATTACTGGCTAGTATTGTCGCGATAACGCCTTTGGCTATCGACTTGTATCTCCCCGCGATGCTTGCGATTGCAGACAGCTTGAATAGCCCGCTTGAGCAAGTACAGGTTTCTCTTAGTAGCTATTTAGCAGGTTATGCTGTCGGCATGATGGTGTTTGGCCCCCTTGCAGATAGATTCTCAAGACAGACGTTAGCTATTTGGGGCTTGGTCGGCTTTACCGCATCGTCAATTGGGCTTGCGCTAACGAATGACATCGATATGTTTTGCTTCTTACGGGTCGTTCAAGCATTTTGTGGTGCCGCAGCAACGGTCGTTGTACCTGGTGTGATCCGCTATCACTACAAAGAGCACACAGCTAAAGGAATGTCTTATGTCTCTATGATCATGATGATCGCGCCACTAATTGCTCCCTCTCTTGGTGCGTTGATCTTGCTGTACTTTGATTGGCACGCCATTTTTTGGTTTTTAGCAGTTTATGCGGTGCTCGTTATCATCGCACTACAGTTTTTCTGTATTGCAATTCCAACCAAAGCCGATGTACCGCTTAGCTTGTCGTTTTTCCTGAAAAACTATCGGATTGTATTAACACAAAAGAAGGCTCGCTATGATATTCTTTCTTCGATGCTAGCTTCGTTTGCATTCTTTTGCTTTTTAACCTCAGTTTCATTTATTTATCTTGAGTATTATGCAGTGTCGGAGCAGCTGTTTGGGGTGTTATTCGCCATGAATGTGATTGCATTGATGCTCGGTAACTTTGCCAATACGCGTTTAGTACCACGACTTGGTTCAAGAAAAATGCTCAATATCGGCCTCACGATTGGTGTCGTCTGCTCCACGCTCTTGGTCATACTCAGTAGCCAATCAGTCTCGGTTTGGATACTCGCATCAGCCATCGCACCTTTGATGATGAGTTTAGGGATCATTGCCAGCAACGCTGATGCGCTGATATTACTGAGTTTTGAACATCAAACCGGCACTGCGACTGCAGTGATAGGCACGCTACGATTTGGTAGCGGCGCTTTGGTCGGCCCTTTACTTGCACTCGCGGTTCCTGAATCACCTATGCCGTTCTCAAGCTTTATGTTCGCAGCCATTGTGCTAACCATCGTCTGCCAATTGTTAAATAGGCGTTTTGAGAAAAGCCTCATCACCACTGAAATCAAAGAGTAA